The Meles meles chromosome 12, mMelMel3.1 paternal haplotype, whole genome shotgun sequence genome includes a window with the following:
- the RAN gene encoding GTP-binding nuclear protein Ran: MAAQGEPQVQFKLVLVGDGGTGKTTFVKRHLTGEFEKKYVATLGVEVHPLVFHTNRGPIKFNVWDTAGQEKFGGLRDGYYIQAQCAIIMFDVTSRVTYKNVPNWHRDLVRVCENIPIVLCGNKVDIKDRKVKAKSIVFHRKKNLQYYDISAKSNYNFEKPFLWLARKLIGDPNLEFVAMPALAPPEVVMDPALAAQYEHDLEVAQTTALPDEDDDL, from the exons ATGGCTGCCCAGGGAGAGCCCCAAGTCCAGTTCAAA TTGGTGCTGGTTGGCGACGGCGGCACCGGGAAGACGACGTTCGTGAAGCGTCACCTGACGGGGGAGTTCGAGAAGAAGTATGTAG ccactttgggcgTGGAGGTCCACCCGCTCGTGTTCCACACCAACAGGGGACCCATCAAGTTCAACGTTTGGGACACGGCCGGCCAGGAGAAGTTCGGCGGGCTGCGGGACGGTTACTACATCCAAG CCCAGTGTGCCATTATAATGTTCGATGTCACGTCAAGGGTTACTTACAAGAATGTGCCTAACTGGCATAGAGATCTGGTACGAGTGTGTGAGAACATCCCCATTGTGCTGTGTGGCAACAAAGTGGACATTAAGGACAGGAAAGTTAAGGCAAAATCTATTGTCTTCCACCGAAAGAAGAATCTTCAG tactATGACATTTCTGCCAAAAGTAACTACAACTTTGAAAAGCCCTTCCTGTGGCTTGCTAGAAAACTAATTGGAGACCCTAACTTGGAGTTTGTCGCCATGCCCGCTCTCGCCCCACCAGAGGTTGTCATGGACCCAGCTTTGGCAGCACAGTATGAGCATGATCTAGAG GTTGCTCAGACAACTGCTCTCCCGGATGAGGATGATGACCTGTGA